The sequence TCTTGTATTCCCGCAACCTgactccgaagatacctgttcacatgtttcactcgaaaaacattgtcaaatcatgtttttgaggaccttcggaagccgaaggcccccaacagtttgtCTACTTCTTGTGCATCAAATTTATCATCCTTTGGCTTATATTAACTGCTCCTACAATTTGAGGTATCATGAGCATGAGCGAAAGTAATTGGTTCTATGTCTATTTTATAAATCATATCACCAATCAATACAATCATTACTCAATAATATTACTGTAAACACATGTTCTTTTTTGTTTGATTGTGTTCGATGCCTAAATAATCAATACTACAAGACACAACAATGTCACAGACTCATAGTAATTACAAGCAGCTATAATCACTAGTAGAAAAAGACTCAAAGCCTGCGGTGCGTTATATTTTTATAGGCGGATTTGGTTATCAACCGtctgtgctatttttagtggcggtttcttaagaaaactgccactagaaatcgtatttctatagGCGGATCCTTATGAAAACCGCCTGTAGAAAtctatgatttctagtggcggttttcttaagaaaccgcctatagaaatcgatttctagtggcggttttcttaaggaaccgccactagaaatcatttttatccttaatttctcgagtttttcaaacgacctcgtatgatgaaactatcaaaataaaaattgtagatctctaaaaattataaaactttgtagttgataacttttttatttgaaatcatttcggctctcaaaaattgtatctaagggtgtgtttggttacaATGACAGGACGGGATGAGACGGGACGATCCCtcaaataaggttgtttggttcaGGGTCAGGGATTGGGACAGGACTATCCCAGTGTTGTCCTCAGTtatccctcaaaattggagggacgagagaggACACCAGGGGACGTCTCTGTCCTAActgtcccgcaaccaaacacaccctaaatttgtcaaatttaaaattcaaattttgcaaacgacctcggatgaaaaaatgtcaaaatgaaagttttagaacttcaaaagttattcaactttgtagttgacaactgttttatttgaattcgtttacggtctcaaacaaacaatttacactcagttagttgtaatatgtgggcaacaaaactACACACTAAACACAAAGCATGCCATAGCCGGAGTGGTAGAGGAGGGTACGCGTGAGGCTGAGGTCAGGGGTTCGATTCCTAGCAACTGTGTAGTGCACGAAAAATTCCGCGACAGGTGGGTGGGTGGGCCGCGGGTCTCCctaataaaaatattttttttactattttaaaatctgttttatgtttcctggaaatgATTTTcagtggcggttttattacgtcgaccgccagtgaaaattgatttccactggcggttacgaaaaacgccactGTAAATTACGTCCGCCACTATAGAGCTCATCTGTACTAGTGAATGAAGTGTATGCTGGGGGCAATGAACTACGACAATGCTGACTTGCTCACTCATAAATCTCCATGCTTCTTATTTTTTAAAAATTGGAGAAATGTTTTCTTTCATAAGCTCTTACCATTTGGGCACCCTAACACATTTGGTGAATCTACGTGAAGGAGGGACATGGATGCCACTAAACAGATGATGTTGAAGTGATGGGAGTAACACTGGTGGCTCTAGGACTAGCCTATTTAGAATACCTATTTTAGGTGGTTTGCACACTGCAACTATTGGTCATGATTTAAATTGCATTAATGAGATCTTGTATTTTTTGCGTGGATACTTTGAGATTTAGACCTCAAATTTTCTTACTTCATCCTCATATGAGATACTTTCAGAGTTGCTGCTATAAAGCTTAACATGTTTTGAACCATTACCAACTGCTATGACAGGCTTCTTTGAAAGGACAATGGGCTTTTTTGCAGGTTTATCAGCTTCCTCAACGACATCTGCTGGACGACATATGCACTCATCATAATCGACATCTTGATCACGGTTCAATATCGATTTATTTTTACCTAGGCCATCAATTTTGTCTTGAGTGATAATGACTTGCTCTATTAAGATTATGACCAGTTGTCATATCCAGAAAATTACAGTTGCAATTTTGCATCTATTCCCAATATCATGGTGTGTGTTCATCAAGAAAATTGGGCATAATATGGTTGTGAATTATAAACATCAGTAAAGGTCCATGAGCATAATGAAATTAGCAGCCAAACAGAGGATAAGAGAGAATAAGGCTGACCACACCACAATGGAATCATCTCTGGTGGATAGACAAATTCAGGAGTGAAGCTTGTGACCTCTTCACCGCCGAGCGCGAGCGTCACCGGCCTGCTCTCGCCGCGGAACTGGTCCACCGTGCTGAGTTGCGGTAGAGATGGAAACCACGGTGAGCTAGACTGAGACCACCGGATTACCTGGACTCGATCCGACTCAAAGTCTGGAGTTGTGTAGCACGCGTCTTCAGTGCACGCGCCGAACAGCAATGCTATGGCATCTAGGAACTCCACCACGCACCTGTGCACGAAGTAGCCGTTCGCGCGGCGACACACGTAGTTGAACTGCACCAGGTCACCCTCCCGCGCCTCGGCCCCCTCCCCCTTGACGACATCTTCAGAGTTTAGATCAAGAAGCGAGCGCAGCTCGTTCCATGAGCCATCGGAATTCAGAAACATAGCTCAAAACCGCGAGAAACATGTATGTCTGCGACCACTACCTTCGAGTATGACTCCACTCCCCAGCTTCCGGTACCTGAAAGCTTCGAGAAACGGAAGCAGCAGGTCAGGTGGTTGCCTGGCCACCGGAGAAACCTGTATGTCTGCGACGACGACTCGTGCTGCCGCGTTACCTGGTGACATCAGGCTTCTTTGCTCGCGTCGGCGTGGGCGTGGAGAGGGCCACGGCGCCGACAACCGCCATGTCTGAGACCGCCCTCCGCCTGGAGAGCGCGCAGGTCGCCTTCAGATATGGAGCCCTGCTGCGGCGCGCCGGCCGGATCTTCTTCTTCGTCGTCGTGTCTGAGGTTGTTGGCCGTGACCGTGGGGTGGGGCGAAATACCTCCGCTTCGCCTCTTCGGAGCTGGCTGGACTGTGGCCAGCCGGATCCGCGACGTCCCACCACCCCATTCCAGCAGCTTCCCTTCCTCCTCCTAGCTTCCCCCATCCTCCTCACTTCCTGGAGCCGATGGAGCTCCGACCCAGAATCCCACTCCCGTCCTCTCCTACCACGGTTGCTACGGTATAGACTATAGTGTACACTTTACAGTGCATCCCCGAAATCTCGCCACTCGTTCGCAACCCAGTCCGGTGGGCCCGAGTGGCTATTGTCGGCTCCAAGAAGCTCGCACCGTGGTCGCGGGCGGATGGCGGCGAGGCTCGCGGCAGCGGTGCTGCTGTGCGCCTGCGCGGCGGGGCCGGCGACGGTGCTGGCATCGATGGGAAGAAAGATCTGGCGCAGAGGGAGCGGCTGCCATGGATGGAAGGGCGCGGAGGGAGCACGACTGCCATGGATGGAAGGGACCGAACCGTGCGCTATGGATGGAATGGCGCCGTGGGGGAGGCGACCGAGAACGACATAGACGCGATGGTAGAACGTGGCGCAcgggtgtggacgcctacaataaaatcttatagagtagtatatgtttcttttttaaaaaaaagtatCATTGATCACAGCAATTCACAGAATCCACAGCACACAGCACATGTGACGAAACGGGGTACAAACTAAAAACAATAACCCGGTCCGGTTGCGGAGACGAAATGCATGGCACTAGCTAGCAGCATATGTACAGGGAGCAGATGAGACGAGAGGGACACATGTCGTACGCTATGAACAAACTGAACAAGTGTAGCAATATAATACTGTACTACTACATGATGGAGCAGCCGTTGGGGTCGGTAGCGGCGGCCGGGTAGTACTCGTAGTGCacggcggcggcgggagcggcgtAAGGCGGCGGCTGGTAGCTGTAGTACTGGGACGACGGTTGCTGGCCGTAGTGGTAGTAGTAGTCGGGCGCCGCCGTAgccgtcgtggtcgtggtcgGATAGGCGTAGCCGTAGTAGTGGGTCTCTCCGTTCCCGTACCCGGCGTCGCGCGAGAGGCTGCCGCCGGTCCGGGACCCGCCGGAGTAGGCGGAGTGTATGGTCCGCAGCTCGACGACGTCTGCGTGGCCCACCTTGCGGCGCAGGCGGGTGGTGAGGTGGTTGCAGTCGACGCCGTCGCCGACCACGCGCAGCAGGCTCTTGCCCTTCCCCGACAGCGTCACCGACTCCACCCCCGGCGTCGCCGCCGCCACCTTCATGGCCTTGGCGTGGCCCTTCTCGGAGCCCCCCTCCTCCATCCGGATCACCATCTCCGTCTGCACGCGCACGAGACCACACTGATAATTAAGTACCCTTGCCCTTGGTAGTGGTACGGTCAGGTGACAAGAGGAATGCCAAGGCTTGTCAGCCTTAATTACCAATGATCATGATGGAACCGTCGGCTTACCCTCATGCTGTAGTGCTAGTAGTAGTAGTACGTAGTACTAATCCGTATCGCTGTTGTTTGTCTAGTGACTGCGACGATCGAATGGCTTTATGATTAGCTTTCAACAAGCTGCCTCGTTGGTTCCTGAGAAGAGGAGGGTGCCTGTCTCGCCTTATATATACATACAGGATTCCTAGAGAGAGTTGAGCCGAGAGCAGAGGAGACCGACCGCGTCGGTGCCGAAAGCGCGTTACTTTCAGGGCAATTGCCTAGGCACTGCCCACTGCGTGCCGCCGTCATTGGATTCTTTTTCTTTGCGTCGAAGCAGAGTACCGCGCACGAACACCCAGAGGAAACACTTGCATGCATACGAGAGGAAGGAAGCCTTCACAACGCACCACGCCACGCCACACCCCAGGGTTGGTTTGAGACTTGACAGAGCCACCGACCACCAGCCACGCGGTGGCACTATAGTCAAGATCCAAGATTGTTGGCGACACCGTACCAGGTGGCAAACTTTTTTAAATCCAGAGTTGCTGTGGCGGTCGGAAACGGTTGCC is a genomic window of Zea mays cultivar B73 chromosome 5, Zm-B73-REFERENCE-NAM-5.0, whole genome shotgun sequence containing:
- the LOC100278087 gene encoding uncharacterized protein LOC100278087, with amino-acid sequence MRTEMVIRMEEGGSEKGHAKAMKVAAATPGVESVTLSGKGKSLLRVVGDGVDCNHLTTRLRRKVGHADVVELRTIHSAYSGGSRTGGSLSRDAGYGNGETHYYGYAYPTTTTTATAAPDYYYHYGQQPSSQYYSYQPPPYAAPAAAVHYEYYPAAATDPNGCSIM
- the LOC100278087 gene encoding uncharacterized protein isoform X1, giving the protein MVIRMEEGGSEKGHAKAMKVAAATPGVESVTLSGKGKSLLRVVGDGVDCNHLTTRLRRKVGHADVVELRTIHSAYSGGSRTGGSLSRDAGYGNGETHYYGYAYPTTTTTATAAPDYYYHYGQQPSSQYYSYQPPPYAAPAAAVHYEYYPAAATDPNGCSIM